A single genomic interval of Streptomyces sp. NBC_00663 harbors:
- a CDS encoding class I SAM-dependent methyltransferase, translating into MSKPQETAVYTHGHHESVLRSHTWRTAANSAAYLLGSLKPHMRILDIGCGPGTITADLAELVPDGQVTGADHASGILDQARATAAGRGLTNVDFAVADVHALDWPDDTFCVVHAHQVLQHVGDPVQALREMRRVTRPGGFIAVRDSDYAAMTWYPASPGMDDWQDLYQRVARANGGEPDAGRRLKSWALRAGLTDITATSGTWTYATAEERAWWSGLWADRTVASAYADRAVAGGHATPEQLRAIADAWREWGRQEDGWFSVLHGEILCRKDV; encoded by the coding sequence ATGTCGAAACCGCAGGAGACCGCCGTCTACACGCACGGGCACCACGAGTCGGTGCTGCGCTCGCACACCTGGCGCACCGCCGCCAACTCCGCGGCGTATCTGCTCGGTTCGCTGAAGCCCCACATGAGGATCCTGGACATCGGCTGCGGTCCGGGCACGATCACCGCCGACCTGGCGGAGCTGGTCCCCGACGGCCAGGTCACCGGCGCCGACCACGCTTCCGGGATCCTGGACCAGGCCCGCGCCACGGCCGCCGGACGCGGCCTGACCAACGTGGACTTCGCGGTCGCCGACGTGCACGCCCTGGACTGGCCGGACGACACGTTCTGCGTGGTCCACGCCCACCAGGTGCTCCAGCACGTCGGGGACCCGGTGCAGGCGCTGCGCGAGATGCGTCGGGTGACCAGGCCGGGCGGGTTCATCGCGGTCCGTGACTCGGACTACGCGGCCATGACCTGGTATCCGGCGTCCCCGGGGATGGACGACTGGCAGGACCTGTACCAGCGGGTGGCCCGCGCCAACGGCGGTGAGCCGGACGCCGGGCGCCGGCTGAAGTCATGGGCGCTGCGGGCGGGTCTGACGGACATCACGGCGACCTCGGGCACCTGGACCTACGCGACCGCGGAGGAGCGGGCGTGGTGGAGCGGTCTGTGGGCCGACCGCACCGTGGCGTCGGCGTACGCGGACCGGGCCGTCGCCGGCGGCCACGCGACGCCGGAGCAGCTGCGGGCGATCGCGGACGCCTGGCGGGAGTGGGGCCGGCAGGAGGACGGTTGGTTCAGTGTGCTGCACGGAGAAATTCTGTGCCGAAAGGACGTCTGA
- a CDS encoding gas vesicle protein, giving the protein MTVVERREIALVDLLDRLLAGGVVITGDITLRIADVDLVRIDLNALISSVNENVPAPWGELT; this is encoded by the coding sequence TTGACCGTCGTCGAACGCCGAGAGATCGCCCTGGTGGACCTCCTCGACCGGCTATTGGCCGGCGGGGTCGTCATCACGGGCGACATCACCCTGCGCATCGCGGACGTCGACCTCGTCCGCATCGACCTCAACGCCCTGATCAGCTCCGTGAACGAGAACGTTCCCGCACCGTGGGGAGAGTTGACGTGA
- a CDS encoding bifunctional phosphatase PAP2/diacylglycerol kinase family protein has product MTPDVDLTAPKPGRHAVRDALLALDCRLFEFAADRNWPLAEPVLPRLSRSANHGVLWFAAAAAMAASRTPRARRAAARGLASLSLASLTINTLGKRSVRRPRPVLDPVPLVRQLKRQPITTSFPSGHSASAAAFATGVALESPAWGAAVGPVAWSVALSRVYTGVHFPSDVLAGALLGAGAAFAVRGMVPTRAQLGTPPRPRAEVPALPQGEGLVVVANSAAGTSERVRALQNALPRTELIECQPADIRTELEKAATHARVLGVCGGDGTVNAAAEIALRHDLPLAVLPGGTLNHFAYDLGVEDVRDVSRAVQQGEAVRVDVGRIECGGPRGIFLNTCSLGVYPELVRVRDHWSRRIGGWPAGVLAALRVLRTDGHPLEAEFRGRARPLWLLFVGNGTYHRVGLAPGRRLDLADGQFDVRVVHGGRRPATRLLAAALAGPLTRSPAHAAVQVGRLRLAGVAPGTLLAYDGEVTEVAGEVTLEKLPEALTVYRPLPGA; this is encoded by the coding sequence ATGACCCCTGACGTGGACCTCACCGCCCCGAAGCCCGGTCGGCACGCCGTGCGCGACGCGCTGCTGGCCCTCGACTGCCGGCTCTTCGAGTTCGCCGCCGACCGGAACTGGCCGCTGGCCGAACCGGTGCTGCCGCGGCTGAGCCGGAGCGCGAACCACGGTGTGCTGTGGTTCGCGGCGGCCGCCGCGATGGCGGCGAGCCGTACCCCGCGGGCCCGCCGGGCCGCCGCCCGCGGTCTCGCCTCGCTGAGCCTGGCCTCGCTGACGATCAACACCCTGGGCAAGCGGTCGGTACGGCGTCCGCGGCCCGTCCTCGACCCGGTGCCGCTGGTGCGGCAGCTGAAGCGGCAGCCCATCACCACGTCGTTCCCGTCCGGGCACTCCGCCTCGGCCGCCGCGTTCGCGACGGGCGTGGCCCTGGAGTCGCCGGCCTGGGGCGCGGCGGTGGGCCCCGTCGCCTGGTCGGTGGCGCTGTCCCGGGTCTACACCGGGGTGCACTTCCCGAGCGATGTGCTGGCGGGCGCCCTGCTGGGGGCGGGTGCCGCGTTCGCCGTACGGGGCATGGTGCCCACCCGGGCGCAGCTCGGCACACCGCCCCGGCCCCGCGCCGAGGTGCCGGCGCTGCCCCAGGGCGAGGGCCTGGTGGTCGTGGCGAACAGCGCCGCGGGGACCTCGGAGCGGGTGCGCGCGCTACAGAACGCACTGCCACGGACCGAGCTGATCGAGTGCCAACCGGCGGACATACGGACCGAGTTGGAGAAGGCGGCCACCCATGCGCGCGTGCTCGGCGTGTGCGGCGGCGACGGCACGGTGAACGCTGCCGCCGAGATCGCCCTGCGCCACGATCTGCCCCTCGCGGTGCTGCCCGGCGGCACCCTCAACCACTTCGCCTACGACCTGGGCGTGGAGGACGTCCGCGATGTGAGCCGGGCCGTCCAGCAGGGCGAGGCGGTACGGGTGGACGTGGGCCGCATCGAGTGCGGCGGGCCACGGGGCATCTTCCTCAACACGTGCAGTCTGGGCGTGTATCCGGAGCTGGTGCGGGTCCGGGACCACTGGTCGCGCCGGATCGGCGGCTGGCCGGCCGGGGTGCTCGCGGCGCTGCGGGTGCTGCGCACCGACGGGCATCCGCTGGAGGCCGAGTTCCGCGGCCGGGCCCGCCCGCTGTGGCTGCTGTTCGTCGGCAACGGCACCTACCACCGGGTGGGCCTGGCACCGGGCCGCCGGCTCGACCTCGCGGACGGACAGTTCGACGTACGGGTCGTGCACGGTGGCCGGCGTCCCGCGACCCGGCTGCTGGCCGCCGCCCTCGCCGGACCGCTGACCCGCTCCCCCGCCCACGCGGCCGTCCAGGTGGGCCGGCTGCGCCTTGCGGGCGTGGCTCCGGGCACGCTCCTCGCCTACGACGGTGAAGTCACCGAGGTGGCGGGCGAGGTGACGCTGGAGAAGCTGCCCGAGGCGCTCACGGTGTACCGCCCGCTGCCCGGGGCCTGA
- a CDS encoding hydrophobic protein, giving the protein MVAILLVLLLVLILFGAGFAVKILWWIALAVLVLWLLGFLMRGTTAGGGRGRWYRW; this is encoded by the coding sequence ATGGTTGCCATCCTTCTGGTACTGCTTCTGGTACTGATTCTGTTCGGTGCCGGATTCGCGGTGAAGATTCTCTGGTGGATTGCGCTCGCGGTACTGGTTCTCTGGCTGCTGGGATTCCTGATGCGGGGCACAACCGCAGGCGGAGGCCGGGGTCGCTGGTACAGGTGGTGA
- a CDS encoding gas vesicle protein K, whose product MTRARNRLDLEPDTVERDLVKLVLTVVELLRQLMERQALRRFDDGGLTEEQEERIGLTLMLLDERMTELRERYGLRPEDLNLDLGPLGPLLPRD is encoded by the coding sequence GTGACCCGTGCCCGCAACCGGCTCGACCTCGAACCGGACACCGTCGAACGCGACCTCGTCAAACTCGTGCTGACCGTCGTCGAGCTGCTGCGCCAGCTCATGGAACGCCAGGCGCTGCGCCGCTTCGACGACGGCGGTCTGACCGAGGAGCAGGAGGAACGCATCGGGCTCACCCTGATGCTGCTGGACGAGCGCATGACCGAACTGCGTGAGCGCTACGGACTGCGGCCCGAGGACCTGAATCTGGACCTCGGGCCGCTGGGACCGTTGCTGCCCCGGGACTAA
- a CDS encoding GvpL/GvpF family gas vesicle protein translates to MTGLRYVYAVCRPFGTPLQAQLTGVAGDPPRLLAHHGLVAVVSHVPERDFAEEPLRSRLEDLDWLTATARAHQGVIDALTVVTTPLPLRLATVFRDDSGVRTMLQAREADFRRTLDRLEGRVEWGVKLYADTPSADTGAPAAKAATGRDYLRQRRAGVRAHEEQWQRAEEFANRLHETLSAVAEDSRLHPPQNATLSGTAGRNVLNAAYLVPRSRSEEFVELVDRTKDETADFRVELTGPWAAYSFAGEKP, encoded by the coding sequence ATGACCGGACTGCGGTATGTGTACGCCGTCTGCCGCCCCTTCGGCACCCCGTTGCAGGCCCAGTTGACGGGCGTGGCCGGTGACCCGCCCAGACTGCTCGCCCACCACGGCCTCGTCGCCGTCGTCAGCCATGTGCCGGAGCGGGACTTCGCGGAGGAGCCGCTCCGGTCCCGTCTGGAGGATCTGGACTGGCTGACCGCGACGGCCCGGGCCCACCAGGGCGTGATCGACGCCCTCACCGTCGTCACCACCCCGCTGCCGCTCCGGCTCGCCACCGTCTTCCGCGACGACAGCGGCGTCCGCACGATGCTCCAGGCCAGGGAGGCCGACTTCCGGCGCACCCTCGACCGACTGGAGGGACGCGTCGAATGGGGCGTCAAGCTGTACGCCGACACCCCGTCCGCTGACACCGGAGCGCCGGCCGCCAAGGCGGCGACGGGCCGCGACTATCTGCGGCAGCGCCGGGCCGGGGTGCGGGCGCACGAGGAGCAGTGGCAGCGGGCCGAGGAATTCGCGAACCGACTGCACGAAACCCTCTCCGCCGTCGCCGAGGATTCCCGGCTGCATCCCCCGCAGAACGCGACCCTTTCCGGCACGGCGGGCCGCAACGTACTGAATGCCGCCTATCTGGTGCCGCGGTCCAGGTCCGAGGAATTCGTGGAACTCGTCGACCGGACGAAGGACGAGACAGCTGATTTCCGCGTGGAACTCACCGGCCCATGGGCCGCCTATTCCTTTGCGGGGGAGAAACCTTGA
- a CDS encoding SRPBCC family protein has protein sequence MTDTVGSAASAARGATKAGPLGGVAQSEAVDRLKAEVQEYLAAQAQRLLIGAGRKLGETTVKLNDIAEGNSPGFTKLALDGGRKLAEGKGPLRSALEVGASRAKENVMGALKNLGGGKGKRKGGAGKKPTVIMEYVDVGVPLRTAYDQWTQFQDFSTFAKGVKSANRADDTTSDWQLKVFWSNRSWKAHTTEQIPDDRIAWTSEGAKGTTKGVISFHELADSLTRVLLVIEYYPKGLFEKTGNIWRAQGRRARLDLKNYVRFVTIKGEAEDGWRGEIRDGEVVRSHEDAVAEEEDQEPEEAYEGEEEEAEEEGPDAEMEEGKEEPEDEYEEEEAEEEEPEDGYEDEADDEAEAAEDEEYEYAEGGSRR, from the coding sequence ATGACCGACACCGTCGGATCCGCGGCCTCCGCCGCGCGCGGCGCCACGAAGGCGGGCCCGCTCGGCGGGGTCGCCCAGAGCGAGGCCGTCGACCGGCTCAAGGCCGAGGTGCAGGAGTACCTCGCCGCCCAGGCCCAGCGCCTGCTGATCGGCGCCGGGCGCAAGCTGGGCGAGACCACCGTGAAACTGAACGACATCGCCGAGGGCAACAGCCCCGGCTTCACCAAGCTCGCCCTGGACGGCGGCCGCAAGCTGGCCGAAGGCAAGGGCCCGCTGCGCTCCGCCCTGGAGGTGGGCGCCTCCCGCGCCAAGGAGAACGTCATGGGCGCACTGAAGAACCTGGGGGGCGGCAAGGGCAAGCGCAAGGGCGGGGCGGGCAAGAAGCCCACCGTGATCATGGAGTACGTCGATGTCGGCGTCCCCCTGCGCACGGCCTACGACCAGTGGACGCAGTTCCAGGACTTCTCCACCTTCGCCAAGGGTGTGAAGAGCGCGAACCGCGCCGACGACACGACCTCCGACTGGCAGCTGAAGGTCTTCTGGTCCAACCGCAGCTGGAAGGCGCACACCACCGAGCAGATACCCGACGACCGCATCGCCTGGACGTCGGAGGGTGCCAAGGGCACCACGAAGGGTGTCATCTCCTTCCACGAGCTCGCCGACAGCCTGACTCGCGTCCTGCTGGTGATCGAGTACTACCCGAAGGGACTGTTCGAGAAGACCGGCAACATCTGGCGCGCCCAGGGCCGCCGGGCCCGCCTCGACCTCAAGAACTACGTCCGCTTCGTCACCATCAAGGGCGAGGCCGAGGACGGCTGGCGCGGCGAGATCCGCGACGGCGAGGTCGTCCGCAGCCACGAGGACGCGGTGGCCGAGGAGGAGGACCAGGAGCCCGAGGAGGCATACGAGGGCGAGGAAGAGGAAGCTGAGGAGGAGGGCCCCGACGCCGAGATGGAGGAAGGCAAGGAGGAGCCCGAGGACGAGTACGAGGAGGAGGAAGCGGAGGAGGAAGAGCCGGAGGACGGCTACGAGGACGAGGCCGATGACGAGGCCGAAGCCGCGGAGGACGAGGAGTACGAGTACGCCGAGGGCGGGAGCCGTCGATGA
- a CDS encoding gas vesicle protein, protein MTTAGRLPEPYGRDGGGANLADILERVLDKGIVIAGDIRINLLDIELLTIKLRLIVASVDKAKEMGIDWWEDDPALSSGARRKELARENAELRERIAQLEPGRAEEKEA, encoded by the coding sequence ATGACCACCGCCGGCCGACTGCCCGAGCCCTACGGCCGTGACGGCGGTGGCGCGAACCTCGCCGACATCCTGGAGCGGGTGCTCGACAAGGGCATCGTCATCGCCGGCGACATCCGGATCAACCTGCTCGACATCGAACTCCTCACCATCAAGCTGCGGCTCATCGTGGCGTCCGTCGACAAGGCGAAGGAGATGGGCATCGACTGGTGGGAGGACGACCCCGCGTTGTCCTCCGGCGCCCGCCGCAAGGAACTCGCCCGGGAGAACGCCGAGTTGCGCGAGCGGATCGCGCAACTCGAGCCCGGGCGGGCCGAGGAGAAGGAGGCCTGA